A genomic segment from Capra hircus breed San Clemente chromosome 7, ASM170441v1, whole genome shotgun sequence encodes:
- the MAT2B gene encoding methionine adenosyltransferase 2 subunit beta isoform X1, with the protein MVGREKELSIHFVPGDCRLVEEEVNIPNRRVLITGATGLLGRAVYKEFQQNNWHAVGCGFRRARPKFEQVNLLDSNAVHHIIYDFQPHVIVHCAAERRPDVVENHPDAASQLNVDASGNLAKEAAAIGAFLIYISSDYVFDGTNPPYREEDIPNPLNLYGKTKLEGEKAVLENNLGAAVLRIPVLYGEVERLEESAVTIMFDKVQFSNKSANMDHWQQRFPTHVKDVASVCRQLAEKRMLDPSIKGTFHWSGNEQMTKYEMACAIADAFNLPSSHLRPITDSPVVGAQRPRNAQLDCSRLETLGIGQRTPFRIGIKESLWPFLIDKRWRQTVFH; encoded by the exons ATGGTGGGCCGGGAGAAAGAGCTCTCTATCCACTTTGTTCCCGGGGACTGCCGGTTGGTGGAG GAGGAAGTTAACATCCCCAACAGGCGGGTTCTCATTACTGGTGCCACTGGGCTTCTTGGCAGAGCTGTGTACAAAGAATTTCAGCAGAATAATTGGCATGCCGTTGGCTGTGGTTTTAGAAGAGCAAGACCGAAATTTGAGCAGGTCAATCTCTTGGATTCTAATGCAGTTCATCACATCATTTATGATTTTCAG CCCCATGTCATCGTACATTGTGCAGCAGAGAGAAGGCCAGATGTTGTAGAAAATCACCCAGATGCTGCTTCTCAACTTAACGTGGATGCTTCTGGGAATTTAGCAAAGGAAGCAG ctgcAATTGGAGCATTTCTAATCTATATTAGCTCTGATTATGTTTTTGATGGAACAAACCCACCTTATAGAGAGGAAGACATACCAAATCCCCTAAATCTATATGGCAAAACAAAATTAGAAGGAGAAAAGGCTGTCCTGGAGAACAATTTAG GAGCTGCTGTTTTGAGAATTCCTGTTCTGTATGGAGAAGTTGAAAGGCTTGAGGAAAGTGCTGTGACTATTATGTTTGATAAAGTGCAGTTCAGCAATAAGTCCGCAAACATGGACCACTGGCAGCAACGGTTCCCCACGCACGTCAAAGATGTGGCCAGCGTGTGTCGTCAGTTAGCAGAGAAGAGGATGCTG GATCCATCAATTAAGGGAACCTTTCACTGGTCTGGCAACGAACAGATGACTAAGTATGAAATGGCGTGTGCAATTGCAGACGCCTTCAACCTCCCCAGCAGCCACTTAAGACCA ataACTGACAGTCCTGTCGTAGGAGCACAACGTCCGAGAAATGCTCAGCTTGATTGCTCCAGATTGGAGACCTTGGGCATCGGCCAGCGAACACCATTTCGAATTGGAATCAAGGAGTCACTCTGGCCTTTCCTCATTGACAAGAGATGGAGACAGACGGTCTTTCATTAG
- the MAT2B gene encoding methionine adenosyltransferase 2 subunit beta isoform X2: MPEMPENMEQEEVNIPNRRVLITGATGLLGRAVYKEFQQNNWHAVGCGFRRARPKFEQVNLLDSNAVHHIIYDFQPHVIVHCAAERRPDVVENHPDAASQLNVDASGNLAKEAAAIGAFLIYISSDYVFDGTNPPYREEDIPNPLNLYGKTKLEGEKAVLENNLGAAVLRIPVLYGEVERLEESAVTIMFDKVQFSNKSANMDHWQQRFPTHVKDVASVCRQLAEKRMLDPSIKGTFHWSGNEQMTKYEMACAIADAFNLPSSHLRPITDSPVVGAQRPRNAQLDCSRLETLGIGQRTPFRIGIKESLWPFLIDKRWRQTVFH, from the exons ATGCCTGAAATGCCGGAGAACATGGAACAG GAGGAAGTTAACATCCCCAACAGGCGGGTTCTCATTACTGGTGCCACTGGGCTTCTTGGCAGAGCTGTGTACAAAGAATTTCAGCAGAATAATTGGCATGCCGTTGGCTGTGGTTTTAGAAGAGCAAGACCGAAATTTGAGCAGGTCAATCTCTTGGATTCTAATGCAGTTCATCACATCATTTATGATTTTCAG CCCCATGTCATCGTACATTGTGCAGCAGAGAGAAGGCCAGATGTTGTAGAAAATCACCCAGATGCTGCTTCTCAACTTAACGTGGATGCTTCTGGGAATTTAGCAAAGGAAGCAG ctgcAATTGGAGCATTTCTAATCTATATTAGCTCTGATTATGTTTTTGATGGAACAAACCCACCTTATAGAGAGGAAGACATACCAAATCCCCTAAATCTATATGGCAAAACAAAATTAGAAGGAGAAAAGGCTGTCCTGGAGAACAATTTAG GAGCTGCTGTTTTGAGAATTCCTGTTCTGTATGGAGAAGTTGAAAGGCTTGAGGAAAGTGCTGTGACTATTATGTTTGATAAAGTGCAGTTCAGCAATAAGTCCGCAAACATGGACCACTGGCAGCAACGGTTCCCCACGCACGTCAAAGATGTGGCCAGCGTGTGTCGTCAGTTAGCAGAGAAGAGGATGCTG GATCCATCAATTAAGGGAACCTTTCACTGGTCTGGCAACGAACAGATGACTAAGTATGAAATGGCGTGTGCAATTGCAGACGCCTTCAACCTCCCCAGCAGCCACTTAAGACCA ataACTGACAGTCCTGTCGTAGGAGCACAACGTCCGAGAAATGCTCAGCTTGATTGCTCCAGATTGGAGACCTTGGGCATCGGCCAGCGAACACCATTTCGAATTGGAATCAAGGAGTCACTCTGGCCTTTCCTCATTGACAAGAGATGGAGACAGACGGTCTTTCATTAG